One genomic segment of Nonomuraea coxensis DSM 45129 includes these proteins:
- a CDS encoding SDR family NAD(P)-dependent oxidoreductase, whose protein sequence is MGSLDGRVAIITGAGRGIGASISRMFAQQGARLVLNDLGAGPDGSGGDAGPAEAIAREISDLGGQAVSDSGDIADTATGRRLVELALENYGQLDVVVNVAGILRDKMIFNLPEEDWDAVIRVHLRGHFSTIKPAAAYWRQQRNPEGNYRIINFTSDSALQGSPGQPNYAAAKMGIIGLTASLANGLARYGVTANAIAPGAATRLTATVPDDKKLGEDPAAEALMSPDNIAPIVTYLAGTESGWLSGRTLGASGYDVRLWNNPEVVETVSSDGPWDLADLGEKLTKSFRPKADGLHPSIFMAQLPQ, encoded by the coding sequence ATGGGATCACTCGACGGCAGAGTCGCCATCATCACCGGCGCCGGACGCGGCATCGGCGCCTCCATCAGCCGCATGTTCGCCCAGCAGGGCGCGCGGCTCGTGCTCAACGACCTCGGCGCGGGCCCGGACGGCTCCGGCGGCGACGCCGGCCCGGCCGAGGCCATCGCCAGGGAGATCAGCGACCTCGGCGGCCAGGCCGTCTCCGACTCCGGCGACATCGCCGACACCGCGACCGGGCGGCGCCTGGTGGAGCTGGCGCTGGAGAACTACGGGCAGCTCGACGTGGTCGTCAACGTCGCCGGCATCCTCCGCGACAAGATGATCTTCAACTTGCCCGAGGAGGACTGGGACGCGGTCATCCGCGTGCACCTGCGCGGCCACTTCAGCACGATCAAGCCGGCCGCCGCGTACTGGCGCCAGCAGCGCAACCCCGAGGGCAACTACCGGATCATCAACTTCACCTCCGACTCCGCCCTGCAGGGCTCGCCGGGCCAGCCGAACTACGCCGCCGCGAAGATGGGCATCATCGGCCTGACCGCCTCGCTCGCCAACGGCCTGGCCCGCTACGGCGTGACGGCCAACGCCATCGCCCCCGGCGCGGCCACCCGCCTCACCGCGACCGTCCCCGACGACAAGAAGCTCGGCGAGGACCCCGCGGCCGAGGCCCTCATGTCGCCGGACAACATCGCGCCGATCGTCACCTACCTCGCCGGCACCGAGTCCGGCTGGCTGTCGGGCCGCACCCTCGGCGCCTCCGGGTACGACGTCCGGCTGTGGAACAACCCCGAGGTCGTCGAGACCGTCTCCTCCGACGGCCCCTGGGACCTGGCCGACCTCGGGGAGAAGCTGACGAAGTCGTTCCGTCCCAAGGCCGACGGGCTGCACCCGTCGATCTTCATGGCGCAGCTGCCCCAGTAA
- a CDS encoding AMP-binding protein, which yields MSSTTHPTTTHPTTGPVGFYQIAEADPGRPGIIDPDGSTLTYGELLARVNRVSRALRTHGLGDGDSVAVALHNGHEYLEVMLATAQVGMYFVPVNWRLTPAEMLYIIKDSGAKLLVMDAEQAATLPLESLPEHRYVIGGEVPGWLPYPELGEGESSDAPPERRFGGSMGYTSGTTGNPKGVRSLLYPDAEPEPVLGALYGGLCARYEVTMDKGVHLVCSPIYHAAPSGHAFAFLQLGHTVVIQGKFDPEGVLAAIEKHRITTVHMVPTHFHRMLRLPQEVREKYDLSSLEAVIHAGAPCPVPIKQQMIEWLGPVVWEYLASTEGGVSLVGSEEWLRKPGTVGRPTPNTIVKILDEDGNEVPPGTAGVIYFGIPGAGPTFEYNNDPAKTAASRRGDLSTVGDYGYFDEDGYVFLLDRRTDLIISGGVNIYPAEIEQALITHPAVADVAVIGVPDPDWGQSVLAVVQPTEDAVPGDELAADLRAHCAGLLASFKIPRRYEFREDFPRTETGKLQRRKLRDLYAG from the coding sequence ATGTCCTCTACCACTCACCCGACCACGACTCACCCCACCACGGGGCCCGTCGGCTTCTACCAGATCGCCGAGGCCGACCCCGGCCGGCCCGGCATCATCGATCCGGACGGATCGACGCTCACCTATGGCGAGCTGCTCGCGCGGGTCAACCGCGTCTCGCGCGCCCTGCGCACCCACGGTCTCGGCGACGGCGACAGCGTCGCGGTGGCCCTGCACAACGGGCACGAGTATCTGGAAGTGATGCTGGCCACGGCGCAGGTCGGGATGTACTTCGTCCCGGTCAACTGGCGGCTGACCCCCGCCGAGATGCTCTACATCATCAAGGACTCCGGCGCCAAGCTGCTGGTCATGGACGCCGAGCAGGCCGCCACGCTGCCGCTGGAGTCGCTGCCCGAGCACCGGTACGTCATCGGCGGCGAGGTGCCCGGCTGGCTGCCGTACCCGGAGCTGGGCGAGGGCGAGTCGTCCGACGCACCGCCGGAGCGCCGCTTCGGCGGCAGCATGGGCTACACCTCGGGCACCACCGGCAACCCCAAGGGCGTGCGCAGCCTGCTCTATCCCGACGCCGAGCCCGAGCCGGTGCTCGGCGCGCTGTACGGCGGCCTCTGCGCCCGCTACGAGGTCACCATGGACAAGGGCGTGCACCTGGTCTGCTCGCCGATCTACCACGCCGCGCCGAGCGGCCACGCCTTCGCCTTCCTCCAGCTCGGCCACACGGTCGTCATCCAGGGCAAGTTCGACCCCGAAGGCGTGCTGGCCGCCATCGAGAAGCACAGGATCACCACCGTGCACATGGTGCCCACGCACTTCCACCGGATGCTGCGGCTGCCGCAGGAGGTGCGCGAGAAGTACGACCTGTCCAGCCTGGAGGCGGTGATCCACGCGGGCGCGCCGTGCCCCGTGCCGATCAAGCAGCAGATGATCGAGTGGCTGGGCCCGGTCGTGTGGGAGTACCTGGCCTCCACCGAGGGCGGCGTCTCCCTGGTGGGCTCGGAGGAGTGGCTGCGCAAGCCCGGCACCGTCGGCCGGCCGACGCCGAACACCATCGTCAAGATCCTCGACGAGGACGGCAACGAGGTGCCGCCCGGCACCGCGGGCGTCATCTACTTCGGCATCCCCGGCGCCGGCCCGACCTTCGAGTACAACAACGACCCGGCCAAGACCGCCGCCAGCCGCAGGGGCGACCTGTCGACCGTCGGCGACTACGGCTACTTCGACGAGGACGGCTACGTCTTCCTCCTCGACCGGCGCACCGACCTCATCATCTCCGGCGGCGTCAACATCTACCCGGCGGAGATCGAGCAGGCCCTCATCACCCACCCGGCGGTCGCCGACGTCGCGGTCATCGGCGTCCCCGACCCCGACTGGGGGCAGAGCGTGCTCGCCGTCGTCCAGCCCACAGAGGACGCCGTGCCCGGCGACGAGCTCGCCGCCGACCTGCGCGCCCACTGCGCCGGGCTGCTGGCCTCGTTCAAGATCCCGAGGCGGTACGAGTTCCGCGAGGACTTCCCCCGCACGGAGACCGGCAAGCTGCAGCGCCGCAAGCTCCGCGACCTCTACGCCGGCTGA
- a CDS encoding TIGR03617 family F420-dependent LLM class oxidoreductase produces the protein MQTSVHAGAAPSADVAAFAAWAEQAGFDTISSAEVDHDPFLRLALAAPATSRARLATGIAVAFARTPMALAYVTNDLQILSGGRFVLGLGTQTRPHITRRFGMEWSRPAARMREYITALRAIWDDWNTGKEVRHEGEFYRHTLMTATFRPEPHPHGNPPIHLAAVGPLMTRLAGEVADGLIPHGFSTERYFREITLPALEEGLARSGRDRSDVVVHCPGFVHVLDPAEDAEQQRRVLRGRIAFYGSTPAYRGVLALHGWEDLHQRLHALSVRPEADRWDRMADLIDDEVLDTFCVSGSLTEVAAEVARRFGGLIDQVALQPPPGASAADIGAALATLREAGRP, from the coding sequence TTGCAGACGAGTGTGCACGCCGGCGCCGCGCCCTCGGCGGACGTGGCCGCGTTCGCCGCCTGGGCGGAGCAGGCCGGCTTCGACACCATCTCCAGCGCGGAGGTGGACCACGACCCCTTCCTGAGGCTGGCGCTGGCCGCCCCGGCGACGAGCCGGGCCCGGCTGGCGACCGGGATCGCGGTCGCCTTCGCCCGGACGCCGATGGCGCTCGCGTACGTGACCAACGACCTGCAGATCCTCTCCGGGGGCCGGTTCGTGCTCGGCCTCGGCACCCAGACCAGGCCGCACATCACCCGCAGGTTCGGCATGGAGTGGAGCAGGCCCGCGGCGCGGATGCGCGAGTACATCACGGCGCTGCGGGCCATCTGGGACGACTGGAACACCGGCAAGGAGGTGCGGCACGAGGGCGAGTTCTACCGGCACACCCTCATGACCGCGACGTTCCGCCCCGAGCCGCATCCGCACGGGAACCCGCCGATCCACCTGGCCGCGGTCGGCCCGCTCATGACCCGGCTGGCCGGCGAGGTGGCCGACGGGCTGATCCCGCACGGGTTCAGCACCGAGCGGTACTTCCGCGAGATCACCCTGCCCGCCCTGGAGGAGGGGCTGGCGAGGTCCGGGCGGGACCGGTCGGACGTCGTCGTCCACTGTCCCGGGTTCGTGCACGTCCTCGACCCGGCAGAGGACGCCGAACAGCAGCGGCGGGTGCTGCGCGGCCGGATCGCCTTCTACGGCTCCACCCCGGCCTACCGCGGCGTCCTCGCGCTGCACGGCTGGGAGGACCTGCACCAGCGGCTGCACGCGCTGTCGGTGCGGCCCGAGGCCGACCGCTGGGACCGGATGGCCGACCTGATCGACGACGAGGTGCTGGACACCTTCTGCGTGAGCGGGTCGCTGACGGAGGTGGCGGCGGAGGTGGCGCGCAGGTTCGGCGGCCTCATCGACCAGGTCGCCCTCCAGCCGCCGCCGGGCGCCTCCGCCGCCGACATCGGCGCGGCCCTGGCCACGCTGCGCGAGGCGGGCCGGCCCTGA
- a CDS encoding enoyl-CoA hydratase/isomerase family protein, whose protein sequence is MGDLLVERDGTGVVTVTLNRPARKNAMTRDGWIAFTRVLDEIAARADDRVLVLTGAGGAFCSGADLGASGSGDSPRRAMQIVNAALFALRDLPQPTIAAVSGAAVGAGFNMALACDLAVADETARFSQIFSRRGLSVDFGGTWLLTHMVGLHRAKELAFFGRILSAREVHDLGLLNSVVPEGAALARAGEWARELLGLAPLALAQTKELLNLAASGDFRESALREAAAQNANGATEDTREAISAFLEKREPVFRNR, encoded by the coding sequence ATGGGGGACCTGCTGGTGGAGCGTGACGGCACCGGCGTCGTCACCGTCACGCTCAACCGCCCCGCCAGGAAGAACGCGATGACGAGAGACGGCTGGATCGCGTTCACCCGCGTGCTCGACGAGATCGCGGCCCGCGCCGACGACCGCGTCCTGGTGCTCACCGGGGCGGGCGGCGCGTTCTGCTCGGGGGCCGACCTGGGCGCCTCCGGCTCCGGCGACTCGCCGCGCCGGGCGATGCAGATCGTGAACGCGGCGCTGTTCGCCCTGCGGGACCTGCCCCAGCCCACGATCGCCGCCGTGTCGGGGGCGGCGGTCGGGGCCGGCTTCAACATGGCGCTCGCCTGCGACCTCGCCGTCGCCGACGAGACGGCCCGCTTCTCGCAGATCTTCTCCCGGCGCGGCCTGTCGGTGGACTTCGGCGGGACGTGGCTGCTGACCCACATGGTGGGCCTGCACCGGGCGAAGGAGCTCGCCTTCTTCGGCCGGATCCTGTCCGCGCGCGAGGTGCACGACCTCGGGCTGCTCAACAGCGTCGTGCCGGAGGGCGCGGCACTGGCGCGGGCAGGGGAGTGGGCGCGCGAACTGCTGGGCCTCGCGCCGCTGGCGCTCGCGCAGACCAAGGAACTGCTCAACCTGGCCGCATCGGGCGACTTCCGCGAGAGCGCCCTGCGCGAGGCGGCCGCGCAGAACGCCAACGGCGCGACCGAGGACACCAGGGAGGCGATCAGCGCCTTCCTGGAGAAACGGGAGCCGGTGTTCCGCAACCGCTAG
- a CDS encoding TetR/AcrR family transcriptional regulator — protein sequence MPTPPIRQRLAEAAVTLFDENGYDETTVDDIAARAGVSRSTFFRHYRSKEDAIFPDHDALLTRIDARLRASTAGTAIVAITDAVRIVLAHYVDDAEVSLRRYRLVRKVPALRDREIASVARYQRLFREFVGAWLGDSPDAGLRAELMAASVVAAHNQVLRGWLRAGGAYDPSGPLDHALGYVIATFRQLEQPQDSEQVVVATFSRAASPQAVMAAIQQHLDARPG from the coding sequence GTGCCGACACCGCCCATCCGCCAGCGCCTCGCCGAGGCCGCCGTGACGCTGTTCGACGAGAACGGCTACGACGAGACCACCGTCGACGACATCGCCGCGCGCGCCGGAGTCAGCCGCAGCACGTTCTTCCGCCACTACCGCTCGAAGGAAGACGCGATCTTCCCCGACCACGACGCGCTGCTGACGCGGATCGACGCCCGGCTGCGCGCCTCCACGGCGGGCACCGCGATCGTGGCCATCACCGACGCCGTCCGCATCGTGCTCGCCCACTACGTGGACGACGCCGAGGTCTCGCTGCGCCGCTACCGGCTGGTCCGCAAGGTGCCCGCCCTGCGCGACCGCGAGATCGCCAGCGTCGCCCGCTACCAGCGGCTCTTCCGCGAGTTCGTCGGCGCCTGGCTCGGCGACTCCCCCGACGCCGGCCTGCGCGCCGAGCTGATGGCCGCCTCCGTCGTGGCGGCCCACAACCAGGTGCTGCGCGGCTGGCTGCGGGCCGGCGGCGCCTACGACCCGAGCGGCCCGCTCGACCACGCGCTCGGCTACGTGATCGCGACCTTCCGCCAGCTCGAACAGCCGCAGGACAGCGAGCAGGTGGTGGTCGCCACCTTCAGCCGCGCGGCCTCGCCCCAGGCCGTGATGGCCGCCATCCAGCAGCACCTGGACGCCCGCCCCGGCTAG
- a CDS encoding acyl-CoA carboxylase subunit beta yields MAAQGTQGSLARLKERLDEAVHVGEARAAAKQHAKGRLTARERIERLLDDGSFVELDALAKGSLGYGDGVVTGYGTVEGRQVCVFSQDFTVAGGSLGEVYGQKICKVMDLAMRNGCPIVGINEGAGARIQEGVVSLGLYGEIFRRNIRASGVIPQISLIMGACAGGHVYSPALTDFTVMVDERSHMFVTGPDVIKTVTGEDVTFEELGGGRVHNARSGVAHYLASDEEDALGYVRALLAYLPDNNLDEPAHPAFEADLTLTADDLALDALVPDSPNQPYDMHEVIAALLDDGEFLETQELFAPNIVVGFGRVEGRPVGVVANQPMRLAGTLDIDASEKAARFVRTCDAFGIPVLTLVDVPGFLPGTGQEWNGIIRRGAKLLYAYGEATVPLVTVITRKAYGGAYDVMGSKHLGADVNLAWSTAQIAVMGAQGAVNVLHRRRLATADDPDALRAELVAEYEDTLATPYLAAERGYVDAVIRPSETRREITRALRLLRNKRDALPPKKHGNIPL; encoded by the coding sequence ATGGCAGCGCAGGGCACCCAGGGCAGCCTGGCCCGTCTCAAGGAACGCCTGGACGAGGCCGTCCACGTGGGCGAGGCCCGCGCGGCGGCCAAACAGCACGCCAAGGGCAGGCTGACCGCCCGCGAGCGCATCGAGCGGCTGCTCGACGACGGCTCCTTCGTCGAACTGGACGCCCTGGCCAAGGGCTCGCTCGGGTACGGCGACGGCGTCGTGACCGGCTACGGCACGGTCGAGGGCCGCCAGGTGTGCGTGTTCTCCCAGGACTTCACGGTCGCGGGCGGCTCACTCGGCGAGGTGTACGGCCAGAAGATCTGCAAGGTCATGGACCTCGCGATGCGCAACGGCTGCCCCATCGTCGGCATCAACGAGGGCGCGGGCGCCCGCATCCAGGAGGGCGTCGTCTCGCTCGGCCTGTACGGCGAGATCTTCCGCCGCAACATCCGCGCCTCCGGGGTCATCCCGCAGATCTCGCTCATCATGGGCGCCTGCGCGGGCGGCCACGTCTACTCGCCCGCGCTCACCGACTTCACGGTCATGGTGGACGAGCGGTCGCACATGTTCGTCACCGGCCCCGACGTCATCAAGACGGTGACGGGCGAGGACGTCACCTTCGAGGAGCTGGGCGGCGGCCGGGTGCACAACGCCCGCAGCGGCGTCGCCCACTACCTGGCGAGCGACGAGGAGGACGCGCTCGGCTACGTGCGAGCGCTGCTGGCGTACCTGCCGGACAACAACCTGGACGAGCCCGCGCACCCCGCGTTCGAGGCCGACCTGACGCTCACGGCCGACGACCTGGCCCTCGACGCGCTGGTGCCGGACTCGCCGAACCAGCCGTACGACATGCACGAGGTGATCGCCGCCCTGCTGGACGACGGCGAGTTCCTGGAGACGCAGGAGCTGTTCGCGCCCAACATCGTGGTCGGCTTCGGCCGCGTCGAGGGCCGCCCGGTCGGCGTCGTCGCCAACCAGCCGATGCGGCTGGCCGGCACGCTCGACATCGACGCCTCCGAGAAGGCCGCCCGGTTCGTCCGCACCTGTGACGCGTTCGGCATCCCCGTGCTCACGCTGGTGGACGTGCCCGGCTTCCTGCCCGGCACCGGACAGGAGTGGAACGGCATCATCCGGCGCGGCGCGAAACTCCTCTACGCCTACGGCGAGGCCACCGTCCCGCTCGTCACCGTGATCACCCGCAAGGCGTACGGCGGCGCCTACGACGTCATGGGCTCCAAGCACCTGGGCGCGGACGTCAACCTGGCCTGGTCGACCGCGCAGATCGCGGTCATGGGCGCCCAGGGCGCGGTCAACGTCCTGCACCGCAGGCGCCTGGCCACCGCCGACGACCCCGACGCGCTGCGCGCCGAACTGGTCGCCGAGTACGAGGACACCCTCGCCACCCCCTACCTGGCGGCCGAGCGCGGCTACGTGGACGCGGTGATCCGGCCGAGCGAGACCCGGCGCGAGATCACCCGGGCGCTGCGCCTGCTGCGCAACAAACGCGACGCCCTGCCGCCCAAGAAGCACGGGAACATCCCGCTGTGA
- a CDS encoding acyl-CoA carboxylase epsilon subunit, which produces MNGPVNGAAAGGSANTPALTVVKGAPSPEELAALVVAVNAARAARPEPAARPAAHPLWRVPRHPLARGPRGWRESSWNLGGRL; this is translated from the coding sequence GTGAACGGCCCAGTGAACGGTGCCGCCGCGGGGGGTTCCGCGAACACCCCCGCCCTGACCGTGGTCAAGGGCGCGCCCTCGCCGGAGGAGCTGGCCGCGCTCGTCGTGGCCGTCAACGCCGCCCGTGCCGCCCGGCCTGAGCCCGCCGCCCGGCCGGCGGCCCACCCCCTTTGGCGCGTGCCGCGCCACCCCCTCGCCAGAGGCCCGCGCGGCTGGCGGGAGTCGAGCTGGAACCTGGGAGGACGTCTGTGA
- a CDS encoding biotin carboxylase N-terminal domain-containing protein, with the protein MRKVMVANRGEIAVRVIRACRDAGLGSVAVYADPDRDALHARLADEAYALGGRSPAETYLDIAKLLDVAARSGADAVHPGYGFLAENAAFAQAVIDAGLTWIGPPPSAITALGDKVQARHIAQKVGAPLVAGSPDPVADAAEVVAFAEEHGLPIAIKAAYGGGGRGLKVARTLEEIPDQYDSAVREAVAAFGRGECFVERYLDRPRHVETQCLADAHGNVVVVSTRDCSLQRRHQKLVEEAPAPFLTADQETLLRASSKAILREAGYVGAGTCEFLVGQDGTISFLEVNTRLQVEHPVTEEVAGVDLVREMFRVAGGEALGYDDPPLRGHSIEFRINAEDAGRGFLPAPGTITRWRAPSGPGIRIDSGYEQGETVPGDYDSLAAKLIVTGATRAEALERARRALDEFEIDGMPTVLPFHRAVVTDPAFTAEPFAVHTRWIETEFDNRIAPYAGPAQTGEAPDLERITVEVGGKRLEVVLPAGLGAAAAPAARKPAAGRRPRKQAASAAGGDALVSPMQGTIVKVVVADGDTVAEGDPIVVLEAMKMEQPLTAHRAGVVLGLAAEVGATVAAGAAICEIKDPS; encoded by the coding sequence CTGCGCAAAGTGATGGTCGCCAACCGCGGGGAGATCGCCGTCCGCGTGATCCGCGCCTGCCGGGACGCGGGCCTCGGCTCCGTCGCCGTCTACGCCGACCCCGACCGCGACGCGCTGCACGCCCGGCTGGCCGACGAGGCGTACGCGCTGGGCGGCCGCTCGCCCGCCGAGACCTACCTCGACATCGCCAAGCTGCTCGACGTGGCCGCCCGCAGCGGCGCCGACGCCGTCCATCCCGGCTACGGCTTCCTGGCCGAGAACGCCGCCTTCGCGCAGGCCGTCATCGACGCCGGCCTGACCTGGATCGGCCCGCCGCCGTCCGCGATCACCGCGCTCGGCGACAAGGTGCAGGCCAGGCACATCGCCCAGAAGGTCGGCGCGCCGCTGGTCGCCGGCTCGCCCGACCCGGTGGCGGACGCCGCCGAGGTCGTCGCCTTCGCGGAGGAGCACGGGCTACCGATCGCGATCAAGGCCGCGTACGGCGGCGGCGGGCGCGGCCTCAAGGTCGCCCGCACCCTGGAGGAGATCCCCGACCAGTACGACAGCGCCGTCCGCGAGGCGGTGGCGGCGTTCGGGCGGGGCGAGTGCTTCGTCGAGCGCTACCTCGACCGCCCCCGCCACGTCGAGACGCAGTGCCTGGCCGACGCGCACGGCAACGTGGTCGTGGTCTCCACCCGCGACTGCTCGCTGCAGCGCCGCCACCAGAAGCTGGTGGAGGAGGCCCCGGCCCCGTTCCTCACCGCCGATCAGGAGACGCTGCTGCGCGCCTCGTCCAAGGCCATCCTGCGCGAGGCCGGCTACGTCGGCGCGGGCACCTGCGAGTTCCTGGTCGGCCAGGACGGCACGATCTCCTTCCTGGAGGTCAACACCCGCCTCCAGGTCGAGCACCCGGTCACCGAGGAGGTCGCCGGCGTCGACCTGGTCCGCGAGATGTTCCGCGTGGCCGGCGGCGAGGCCCTCGGCTACGACGACCCGCCGCTGCGCGGCCACTCCATCGAGTTCCGGATCAACGCCGAGGACGCCGGGCGGGGCTTCCTGCCCGCGCCCGGCACCATCACCCGCTGGCGCGCCCCCTCCGGCCCCGGCATCCGGATCGACAGCGGCTACGAGCAGGGCGAGACGGTCCCCGGCGACTACGACTCGCTGGCCGCCAAGCTGATCGTCACCGGCGCCACCCGCGCCGAGGCGCTGGAGCGCGCCCGCCGCGCCCTGGACGAGTTCGAGATCGACGGCATGCCGACCGTGCTGCCCTTCCACCGGGCCGTCGTGACCGACCCGGCCTTCACGGCCGAGCCGTTCGCCGTGCACACCCGCTGGATCGAGACCGAGTTCGACAACCGCATCGCCCCCTACGCCGGCCCGGCCCAGACCGGCGAGGCCCCCGACCTGGAGCGGATCACGGTCGAGGTGGGCGGCAAACGCCTGGAGGTCGTGCTGCCGGCCGGGCTCGGCGCCGCCGCCGCTCCCGCCGCGAGGAAGCCCGCGGCCGGCCGCCGCCCGAGGAAGCAGGCGGCGTCGGCGGCCGGCGGCGACGCCCTGGTCAGCCCCATGCAGGGCACCATCGTCAAGGTCGTCGTGGCCGACGGCGACACCGTCGCCGAGGGCGACCCGATCGTGGTGCTGGAGGCCATGAAGATGGAGCAACCCCTCACCGCGCACCGCGCGGGAGTCGTCCTCGGGCTGGCCGCCGAGGTCGGCGCCACCGTCGCGGCCGGCGCGGCCATCTGCGAGATCAAGGACCCCTCGTGA
- a CDS encoding methylmalonyl-CoA mutase subunit beta produces the protein MSREQWRELAREVLRRSGKDAASPEEALATPTYDGVTLAPLYDAADLPPVPGLPPSAGREPGLPWEVRQLHETADPEAVMADLENGADSLWLAVAPEDLPRVLDGVHLDLISVVLDAGPRTGRAAEALLALAGDRAGALRGSLGADPLGDAARSGAAPDLSGLGRLARLCADRLPGMRAITVDATPYHEAGGSDAEELGCSIATGLAYLRSLTEDGVAAEEAFGWLEFRYAATADQFATIAKLRAARLLWARVAEVCDAPPAQYQHAVTSAAMMTRRDPYTNMLRTTVACFAAGVGGADAVTVRPFDAALGLPDDFSRRIARNTSALLVEESHVARTYDPAGGSWYVERRTADLAERAWAWFQEIEEAGGMTAARGLVADRLAATRARRARDLARLRPPIVGVSRYPDPAGKLPARAHAPRPAADALPRFRHAQDFEDLLDQAEDARPRVFLATVGPAAEHAARLAFARGLFEAGGVETVTGAVEEFAASGARVACLCSSDRLYAGQATEAAAALRQAGARWIWLAGRDPHDGVDANLYAGCDVLDVLRTTLSEVTA, from the coding sequence GTGAGCAGGGAGCAGTGGCGCGAGCTGGCGCGGGAGGTCCTGCGCAGATCCGGGAAGGACGCGGCCTCCCCCGAGGAGGCGCTGGCGACGCCCACCTACGACGGCGTCACCCTCGCCCCCCTCTACGACGCCGCCGACCTGCCCCCCGTCCCCGGGCTGCCGCCGTCCGCGGGCCGCGAGCCCGGCCTGCCATGGGAGGTGCGGCAGCTCCACGAGACCGCCGACCCCGAGGCCGTCATGGCCGACCTGGAGAACGGCGCCGACTCCCTCTGGCTCGCCGTCGCCCCCGAGGACCTGCCCCGCGTCCTCGACGGCGTGCACCTCGACCTGATCTCGGTCGTGCTCGACGCCGGCCCCCGGACAGGACGGGCGGCGGAGGCGCTGCTCGCGCTGGCCGGCGACCGGGCGGGCGCGCTGCGGGGCAGCCTCGGCGCCGACCCGCTCGGCGACGCGGCCCGCTCCGGCGCGGCGCCGGACCTGTCCGGGCTGGGGCGGCTGGCGCGGCTCTGCGCCGACCGGCTGCCCGGCATGCGGGCGATCACGGTGGACGCGACGCCGTACCACGAGGCGGGCGGCAGCGACGCCGAGGAGCTGGGCTGCTCGATCGCGACCGGCCTCGCCTACCTGCGGAGCCTCACCGAGGACGGCGTCGCGGCCGAGGAGGCGTTCGGCTGGCTGGAGTTCCGCTACGCCGCCACCGCCGACCAGTTCGCCACGATCGCCAAGCTGCGGGCCGCGCGGCTGCTGTGGGCGCGGGTGGCGGAGGTGTGCGACGCGCCGCCCGCCCAGTACCAGCACGCGGTGACCTCCGCCGCGATGATGACCCGCCGCGACCCGTACACGAACATGCTGCGCACCACCGTCGCCTGCTTCGCCGCCGGGGTCGGCGGGGCCGACGCGGTGACCGTGCGGCCGTTCGACGCCGCGCTCGGCCTGCCGGACGACTTCTCCCGCCGCATCGCCCGCAACACCTCCGCGCTGCTGGTGGAGGAGTCCCACGTGGCGAGGACCTACGACCCGGCGGGCGGCTCCTGGTACGTCGAGCGCCGCACCGCCGACCTGGCCGAGCGGGCGTGGGCGTGGTTCCAGGAGATCGAGGAGGCCGGCGGCATGACGGCCGCGCGCGGCCTCGTCGCCGACCGGCTGGCCGCCACCCGCGCCCGCCGCGCCCGCGACCTCGCCCGGCTCAGGCCGCCGATCGTCGGCGTGAGCCGCTACCCCGACCCCGCGGGGAAGCTTCCGGCCCGCGCGCACGCCCCCCGACCGGCGGCGGACGCGCTGCCGCGCTTCCGCCACGCCCAGGACTTCGAGGACCTGCTCGACCAGGCCGAGGACGCCCGGCCGCGGGTGTTCCTGGCCACGGTCGGCCCGGCCGCCGAGCACGCCGCGCGGCTCGCGTTCGCGCGCGGCCTGTTCGAGGCCGGCGGCGTCGAGACGGTCACCGGCGCGGTCGAGGAGTTCGCCGCCAGTGGCGCCCGCGTCGCCTGCCTGTGCTCCAGCGACCGCCTGTACGCCGGCCAGGCCACCGAGGCCGCCGCGGCGCTCCGCCAGGCGGGCGCCCGCTGGATCTGGCTGGCGGGGCGGGACCCCCACGACGGCGTGGACGCCAACCTGTACGCGGGCTGCGACGTGCTCGACGTCCTCCGCACGACCCTTTCGGAGGTGACCGCGTGA